The following coding sequences lie in one Silvanigrella aquatica genomic window:
- a CDS encoding ABC transporter ATP-binding protein produces MLTDKIKDNNNIILNIKNIFHKYNNINILKNISFHIKKGEIISILGSSGCGKSTLLRVISGIEPLSKGQIFIENEEVAGKSIHIAPEKRGVGLVFQDLALFPHIKIQKNIEYGLSHLNKLEKKARVFEMLTLVKMESFHDTYPHLLSGGQQQRVALARSLAPLPKILLLDEPFSGLDMNLRRTLCLEVRNILKQSQMTSLFVTHDATEALMFSDKIIILNNGEIEQFDTPQKIYHHPKNSFVASFFGMINKVIVTNILVKKFPILNKNIFQIQDNKNLYLYFRPEAISIQSQTDENNICFNAQIISIQYFGSYVLAKLITEEFGNIIAQFSSQEDLKIGNRISLEIKNNLLFYFPD; encoded by the coding sequence ATGCTGACTGATAAAATTAAAGACAATAATAATATAATATTAAATATAAAAAATATTTTTCATAAATATAATAATATAAATATTCTTAAAAATATTTCTTTTCATATTAAGAAAGGCGAAATTATTAGTATTTTAGGGTCTTCAGGTTGCGGTAAATCAACATTATTACGTGTTATTTCAGGAATTGAGCCCCTATCTAAAGGGCAAATATTTATTGAAAATGAAGAAGTTGCTGGTAAATCTATTCACATTGCTCCCGAAAAAAGAGGAGTAGGGCTTGTTTTCCAAGATCTTGCTTTATTTCCTCACATTAAGATTCAGAAAAATATCGAATATGGGCTCTCGCATTTAAATAAATTAGAAAAAAAAGCACGTGTTTTTGAAATGCTTACCCTTGTAAAAATGGAAAGTTTTCATGACACATATCCTCACTTATTATCCGGTGGTCAACAACAACGCGTCGCTTTAGCAAGGTCTCTCGCTCCTTTACCAAAAATCTTGTTACTTGATGAACCTTTTTCAGGTTTAGATATGAATTTAAGAAGAACTCTTTGTCTTGAAGTCAGAAATATTTTAAAGCAAAGTCAAATGACATCATTATTCGTTACCCATGATGCAACAGAAGCTCTCATGTTTTCAGATAAAATCATTATATTAAATAATGGTGAAATAGAGCAATTTGATACACCTCAAAAAATATATCATCATCCTAAAAACTCCTTTGTTGCCTCATTTTTTGGAATGATAAATAAAGTTATAGTAACAAATATTCTCGTTAAAAAATTTCCAATTCTGAATAAAAATATTTTTCAAATTCAAGATAATAAAAATTTATATCTTTACTTTCGTCCCGAAGCCATTTCTATTCAATCACAAACTGATGAAAATAATATTTGTTTTAACGCTCAAATTATTTCTATTCAATATTTTGGTTCCTATGTCTTAGCAAAATTAATAACCGAGGAGTTTGGTAATATTATTGCTCAATTTTCATCACAAGAAGATCTTAAAATAGGAAATCGTATTTCACTAGAAATAAAGAATAATCTTTTATTTTATTTTCCAGACTAG
- a CDS encoding transposase: protein MVKKKSVKSQYSLEFKNQVLEVLENSPKSMAQIAREFEVSYPTLNSWKRSIGEKENSNIKKNSDELKKLKREYELLKKENEILKKAASFFAKQLD from the coding sequence ATGGTAAAGAAGAAATCAGTTAAAAGTCAATATTCTCTTGAGTTTAAAAACCAAGTCCTTGAAGTCTTAGAAAATAGCCCTAAAAGCATGGCTCAGATAGCTAGGGAGTTTGAGGTTTCCTACCCCACTCTGAATAGCTGGAAGCGTTCTATTGGCGAAAAGGAAAATTCAAATATAAAGAAAAACTCTGACGAATTGAAAAAGCTAAAGCGAGAATACGAGCTTTTAAAAAAGGAAAATGAAATCCTAAAAAAGGCGGCAAGCTTCTTTGCAAAGCAACTCGATTAA
- a CDS encoding IS3 family transposase — MLEKLNYPILLLCKVMCVSKSGFYKWLECKDKNHQFEFSLEEEIKKIHTSSRGTYGRRRILSTLKKSFIKVGKKRISKIMKKLNLNGVGKPKFKTTTKVDRQAIHFPNLISGDFTSYKPNELWTSDITYIPTKEGWVYLCIILDTFSRAIIGWSMQDNLKREIVLNSLNMAYKKRSHFPNGIIFHSDKGSQYSSKEVRKYLKLNHFHQSMSNSCYENSITETFFSTLKKELVHRCNFLTRKEAKSSIIEYIEVFYNRIRAHSALDYLAPLEYEKNYEI; from the coding sequence TTGCTAGAGAAGCTTAATTATCCTATTCTTTTACTTTGCAAAGTAATGTGCGTTTCTAAAAGTGGATTTTATAAATGGCTTGAGTGTAAAGATAAAAATCATCAATTTGAGTTTAGCCTTGAAGAAGAAATAAAAAAAATACATACTTCTTCAAGGGGTACATATGGAAGACGGCGAATTTTATCAACACTTAAAAAGTCATTTATTAAAGTTGGAAAAAAACGAATATCCAAGATTATGAAGAAACTAAATCTGAATGGGGTCGGCAAACCTAAATTTAAAACAACAACAAAGGTTGATAGGCAAGCGATACATTTTCCGAATTTAATTTCAGGGGATTTTACTTCCTATAAGCCCAACGAACTTTGGACCAGCGATATTACTTATATTCCAACGAAAGAGGGCTGGGTTTATTTGTGCATAATATTGGATACTTTTTCAAGAGCAATAATTGGTTGGAGCATGCAAGATAATCTAAAAAGAGAAATTGTTTTGAATTCACTAAACATGGCATACAAAAAAAGATCTCATTTTCCAAATGGAATAATTTTTCATAGTGACAAAGGATCACAATATTCAAGTAAAGAAGTTAGAAAATATTTAAAATTAAATCATTTTCATCAAAGCATGAGCAATAGCTGCTATGAGAATTCTATTACAGAAACATTTTTTTCCACTCTAAAAAAAGAATTGGTACATCGATGCAATTTTCTTACTAGAAAAGAAGCAAAATCTTCGATTATAGAATATATTGAGGTGTTTTATAATCGAATTCGTGCGCACTCTGCCCTTGATTATCTTGCACCATTAGAGTATGAAAAAAATTATGAAATTTAA
- a CDS encoding SRPBCC family protein — protein MIRKIFLLIFILITIFLSYVSMQPSNFKIVRELKINAPPETVFNYVNDLRKFTEWNPWSKIDPQAKQIFKGPISGKGASYSWEGNNDVGTGSMTIIETQPYAFIKIQLDMIKPFSDTNNVEFSFKADGNATNISWTIKGKANFISKLFCVFIDRDKIIGSEFEKGLQNLKKLAENIKK, from the coding sequence ATGATTCGCAAAATATTTTTGTTAATTTTTATCCTCATTACTATATTTTTAAGTTACGTTTCAATGCAGCCTTCAAATTTTAAAATTGTTCGTGAATTAAAAATCAATGCACCACCTGAAACAGTATTTAATTATGTAAATGATCTGCGCAAGTTTACAGAATGGAATCCTTGGTCAAAAATCGACCCCCAAGCAAAACAAATATTTAAAGGACCCATATCAGGTAAAGGAGCCAGTTATAGCTGGGAAGGTAACAATGACGTGGGCACAGGAAGTATGACCATAATCGAAACCCAGCCATATGCTTTTATAAAAATCCAACTTGATATGATAAAACCCTTTTCAGACACAAATAATGTTGAATTTTCATTTAAAGCAGATGGAAATGCAACAAATATTTCATGGACAATAAAAGGAAAAGCCAATTTTATCTCTAAATTATTTTGCGTTTTCATTGATAGAGATAAAATTATTGGAAGTGAGTTTGAAAAAGGTCTGCAAAACCTTAAAAAATTAGCAGAAAATATAAAAAAATAA